One window of the Leishmania mexicana MHOM/GT/2001/U1103 complete genome, chromosome 11 genome contains the following:
- a CDS encoding NGG1 interacting factor 3-like protein, whose translation MALLQRVVQVMQEVAPLSLADHSWDNVGVLLESPAPNKSNALMLTIDLTPEVMEECLEKNVEVILAYHPPFFRPVKRLTLQDPKQRIILQAASAGMSIYAPHTSLDAAEGGINDWLASLVAGDGAYTASPIQPTSSYAPNAAEATKATGMGRLVKLKEEVEFCSLVGSLKQQLGLATVRVALPDSWEPSHKVSSVALCAGSGTSVFRLLRLPVHVLLSGEMSHHDVLAATAAGQAVILCEHTNTERGFLKAVLQRTLQAKLEGTTVLVSDKDRDPLAAW comes from the coding sequence ATGGCGCTTCTTCAGCGTGTGGTGCAGGTCATGCAGGAGGTGGCCCCGCTAAGCCTCGCAGACCACTCGTGGGACAACGTAGGCGTTCTTCTCGAGTCCCCGGCACCCAACAAGAGCAACGCCCTTATGCTCACCATCGACCTCACCCCggaggtgatggaggagTGCCTGGAAAAAAACGTCGAGGTCATTCTCGCCTACCACCCGCCATTCTTCCGCCCTGTGAAGCGCTTGACGCTGCAGGATCCGAAGCAACGAATTATCCTGCAGGCGGCCTCGGCAGGGATGTCGATCTACGCGCCACACACGTCTCTTGACGCTGCCGAGGGCGGCATCAACGACTGGCTTGCCTCCTTGGtcgctggcgacggcgcttACACTGCCAGTCCCATCCAGCCCACCTCCTCGTACGCACCAAAcgcggcggaggcaacgAAGGCGACCGGGATGGGCCGCCTTGTCAAGTtaaaggaggaggtggagttCTGCTCTTTGGTGGGGtcgctgaagcagcagctgggtCTGGCCACAGTGCGAGTGGCGCTGCCAGACTCATGGGAACCGTCTCACAAGGTATCGTCGGTGGCCCTGTGTGCCGGTAGCGGCACCAGTGTGtttcggctgctgcgcctcccaGTGCATGTGTTGCTCTCAGGTGAGATGAGCCACCATGATGTGCtggccgccacggcagctgGGCAGGCGGTTATCCTTTGcgagcacacaaacaccgaGCGTGGCTTCCTTAAAGCGGTGTTGCAACGCACGCTGCAGGCAAAGCTAGAGGGGACTACCGTCCTGGTCTCCGACAAGGACCGCGATCCACTCGCAGCCTGGTAG